The following DNA comes from Peribacillus sp. FSL E2-0218.
CATCCCGATCGACTTCCTTGCCTCTCGAAGTCCTTTATTGTTCAATATTGTCAAGCTTTGGCCGTTTATCTCCACCTCGCCCGCATCTGGGGTCTCCAGCAAATTCATCAGTCGCAGCAGCGTTGATTTCCCTGCTCCGCTTGCCCCGATTATGCCATGAATTTCCCCTCTTGGTATGGTCAAAGTGACAGACTTAATGGCCTGAAACTGTGAAAACTTCTTACTCACTTGATGCAGGTTGATCATAAAATCCCACTTTCCATTGTAAGTATATCGCTCCTCATCATCTTTTCATCAAGACACATTATTTTATCAATTAATGAGGACCAATTGCAAAGACACAAATTAACAGTTAAAGACTCCCAATCCCTTTCAGCTCCCTCTTTCCATTTTAAAAAAGCCAAAAAGAACAAATTCCTGGCTTTTCTCATAACCGAATTAGATAAGAATGATTATCATCAAGCTTACCAGATACAAGTTTTCACTCCATGATTTGAATAATGCCTTTCAAAATGATGGCGAGTGTATTATAATCATAGTTGATAATGGTTATCATTATCAACTATTTACCTGAAGAATATGGAGGCACATGCATGATTCGATACCTTAATAAAAAAGTGGCCGACCATGAGGTATGTGTCATTCTGCCCTCTGGTTACGATCAAACCAAGAAATACCGTACGATTTATATGCATGACGGGGGAAAAACGGCCATGCAAGCTGTAAACTATATCGATCATTTGATTCTTTCCGGTCAAATTGAACCACTGATCGTCATCGGGATTGCCCCGATCCATCGCAACGATGACTATACGCCATGGGCGGCCCCCTCGCTTGCCCCGCAAGGCACTGACTTTGGAGGTCAGGCGCACGCTTATTTACATACCGTTGTAACCGAAATAAAGCCTTATATAGATGCCCATTATGCAACGAATCCCGAGCCTTCACATACAGCCATTTCCGGCTGCTCCTTGGGAGGACTCGTTTCGATTTTCGCCTCCTACTATCATCCTGAGGTATTCCATCAGTATATTTCCTTATCTCCTTCCTTTTGGTACGAGGAT
Coding sequences within:
- a CDS encoding alpha/beta hydrolase-fold protein, which produces MIRYLNKKVADHEVCVILPSGYDQTKKYRTIYMHDGGKTAMQAVNYIDHLILSGQIEPLIVIGIAPIHRNDDYTPWAAPSLAPQGTDFGGQAHAYLHTVVTEIKPYIDAHYATNPEPSHTAISGCSLGGLVSIFASYYHPEVFHQYISLSPSFWYEDVLRYLQGEKIERQGKSYSKPPVNRQNHQLYLYVGELEGIYKETAQKHMVDYTKKAHLEFIKEGYLESNLLFELNPEGTHDDLFFSNYFIEALRRLFGING